One genomic window of Paeniglutamicibacter sp. Y32M11 includes the following:
- a CDS encoding Fic family protein: protein MAEQDGMSSRAQLARGSGEYKSAVPTKIAALDFSVLNSAAADIEDAVTALIRFDEHARGRLGFSSPTLGPMSSILLRTESTSSSQIENLTVGARQLALAELNQSSSANAISVSANVLAMEAALELSDRVDRTAILTMHEKLLSGQPGWEHHAGKFRQQLVWVGSSGLSPRGASFVAPQHDLIDEFIADLVQFMGRDDLPVLVQIAIAHAQFETIHPFVDGNGRTGRALVHALLRGKGIVRSTTAPVSAGLLRNTESYFASLTAYQNGDALPIVEQFGNAARFAASSGTQLIDRLGAELDHSSEMLEGLRPQAMAWKLLPHLISHPVMNNELVASLLATSQTSALRALQQLSSVGVVSERSGLKRNRIWQHDGILSVLDDYAVSLLRK, encoded by the coding sequence ATGGCCGAACAAGACGGAATGAGCTCGCGTGCACAGTTGGCTCGAGGTTCCGGTGAATATAAGTCGGCCGTCCCGACTAAAATAGCGGCGTTGGATTTCAGCGTCCTGAATAGTGCAGCCGCCGACATCGAAGACGCCGTCACCGCGTTGATCCGCTTTGATGAACATGCTCGCGGCCGGCTTGGCTTCTCATCTCCGACACTAGGTCCAATGTCCTCGATTCTGCTGCGCACGGAATCGACCTCTTCGTCACAGATTGAGAACCTGACTGTTGGCGCGAGGCAATTAGCCTTGGCTGAACTGAACCAGTCATCTTCTGCGAATGCGATCTCTGTTTCCGCAAATGTCCTGGCCATGGAAGCCGCACTCGAACTTTCGGATCGTGTGGATAGGACTGCGATTCTGACGATGCACGAGAAATTGCTGTCTGGACAACCCGGGTGGGAACACCACGCCGGCAAATTCAGGCAGCAACTTGTCTGGGTAGGTTCCTCCGGGCTGAGTCCTCGCGGTGCTTCTTTCGTTGCACCCCAGCATGACCTCATTGACGAATTCATCGCGGACCTTGTTCAATTTATGGGCCGTGACGATCTGCCCGTCCTTGTCCAGATAGCTATTGCACATGCCCAGTTCGAAACGATTCACCCGTTTGTGGATGGCAACGGACGAACTGGACGTGCACTTGTACATGCCTTGCTTCGTGGAAAGGGCATCGTTAGATCCACCACCGCGCCTGTATCTGCTGGCCTTCTGAGAAATACCGAATCCTACTTTGCGTCACTGACGGCGTATCAAAACGGCGATGCCCTTCCCATCGTTGAGCAGTTCGGAAACGCTGCGCGTTTTGCCGCATCTTCTGGCACCCAACTCATAGATCGCCTGGGCGCGGAGCTAGATCATTCAAGCGAAATGTTGGAGGGGCTGCGACCCCAAGCAATGGCGTGGAAACTGCTTCCTCATTTGATTTCACATCCAGTGATGAACAACGAACTCGTGGCCAGTTTGTTGGCTACTTCGCAGACCAGTGCGTTACGAGCTTTGCAGCAGTTGTCTTCCGTCGGGGTAGTGAGCGAACGTTCGGGCCTTAAGCGAAATCGAATTTGGCAACACGATGGAATCCTCTCGGTCCTGGACGACTACGCAGTGAGTCTGCTGCGAAAGTAG
- a CDS encoding IS1249 family transposase gives MNGSGKSKQCEVCGSALKRNGKTSVGTQRWRCIHCGASSVKKRPDLKRRAELNLFLQWILGKQSQASYNPGTGRTLRHNTQWCWAIEPSLAPTGEVHLQIQMDGIYLGRGWCCLIAIANGKTIGWQWCDSEKRVAWIALLEQFPAPRVVIIDGGSGLAAALSQAWPETRVQRCLVHVQRNVRTYLTLRPRTDAGRALRRISLALTRIKTREHATQWMQALQEWHHTFGDVIKERTYPAGPGGHRPKGVKPTQTWWYTHTRLRSAYKLLERLVRSGELFTYLEPEFDGLAIASTTNHIEGGVNTQLRALLRGHRGMPPAHAKRAVEWWLYSHSEKPTEPHTLIRPEHLNTKPVKKQIQEETIGPELIGTALTEAEGLWVRKGWAGRPC, from the coding sequence GTGAATGGTTCTGGAAAATCGAAGCAATGTGAAGTATGCGGATCTGCCCTGAAACGCAATGGAAAGACCTCAGTCGGAACCCAACGCTGGAGGTGCATCCACTGCGGGGCCAGCAGTGTCAAGAAGCGCCCTGACCTGAAACGTCGAGCCGAGCTAAACCTGTTCCTCCAATGGATCTTGGGGAAACAGTCCCAGGCCTCCTACAACCCCGGCACGGGTAGAACCCTCCGACATAACACCCAGTGGTGTTGGGCGATCGAACCATCCCTAGCGCCCACCGGCGAAGTCCACCTGCAGATCCAAATGGACGGCATCTATCTAGGACGTGGGTGGTGTTGCCTGATCGCGATTGCCAACGGCAAAACCATTGGCTGGCAGTGGTGCGATAGTGAAAAGAGGGTGGCCTGGATAGCGTTGCTGGAACAGTTCCCAGCACCCCGGGTCGTGATCATTGACGGTGGCTCTGGGCTAGCGGCAGCACTGTCGCAAGCGTGGCCAGAGACTCGCGTTCAACGCTGCCTGGTCCATGTCCAACGCAACGTGCGCACTTATCTGACCCTGCGACCACGAACGGACGCGGGAAGAGCCCTTCGGCGAATTTCCCTTGCCCTGACACGCATCAAGACCCGAGAACACGCCACCCAGTGGATGCAAGCGCTGCAGGAATGGCACCACACCTTCGGGGACGTGATCAAGGAACGCACCTACCCGGCGGGACCTGGCGGCCACCGGCCCAAAGGTGTGAAGCCCACCCAAACCTGGTGGTACACCCACACTCGCCTACGTTCGGCCTACAAACTCCTCGAACGGCTGGTGCGCAGTGGTGAGCTCTTCACCTACCTGGAGCCAGAATTTGATGGGCTGGCCATCGCTTCGACAACCAACCACATCGAGGGCGGCGTTAACACTCAGCTCCGTGCGCTGCTGCGCGGGCACCGTGGCATGCCGCCGGCCCATGCGAAACGGGCGGTCGAATGGTGGCTCTACTCCCACAGTGAGAAACCAACTGAACCGCACACTCTCATCCGGCCTGAACACCTCAACACGAAACCAGTGAAGAAGCAGATCCAGGAGGAAACGATTGGGCCGGAACTCATCGGCACCGCACTGACTGAAGCCGAAGGGCTCTGGGTCAGAAAAGGATGGGCCGGCAGACCCTGCTGA